A single region of the Streptomyces vilmorinianum genome encodes:
- a CDS encoding cytochrome ubiquinol oxidase subunit I: MDLALAPETLARWQFGITTVYHFLFVPLTISLAALTAGLQTAWVRTEKEKYLKATKFWGKLFLINIAMGVVTGIVQEFQFGMNWSDYSRFVGDIFGAPLAFEALIAFFFESTFIGLWIFGWDKLPKKIHLACIWMVSIGTILSAYFILAANSWMQHPVGYKINAERGRAELTDFWLVLTQNTALTQFFHTMTAAFLVGGAFMVGISAFHLARKKHVPVMRTSLRLGLITLIIAGLGTAISGDLLGKVMFKQQPMKMAAAEALWDGEAPAPFSIFAYGDVEKGHNKVAIEIPGLLSFLANDDFSSYVPGINDVNKAEQEQFGPGDYRPNIPVAYWGFRWMIGFGMASLAIGVVGLWLTRKKFLLSPGMRTGEDEVPNLVLFKSKALNPRLTTWYWIIALWTMAFPLIANSWGWIFTEMGRQPWVVYGVLRTRDAVSPGVSQGEVLASMITFTLVYAALAVIEVKLLVKYIKAGPPELTEADLNPPTKIGGDDRDADRPMAFSY; this comes from the coding sequence GTGGACCTAGCTCTGGCGCCTGAGACTCTGGCGCGATGGCAGTTCGGCATCACCACCGTCTACCACTTCCTCTTCGTCCCCCTGACGATCTCCCTCGCCGCTCTCACCGCCGGTCTCCAGACCGCCTGGGTGCGTACGGAGAAGGAGAAGTACCTCAAGGCGACGAAGTTCTGGGGCAAGCTCTTCCTGATCAACATCGCGATGGGTGTGGTCACCGGCATCGTGCAGGAGTTCCAGTTCGGCATGAACTGGTCCGACTACTCGCGCTTCGTCGGTGACATCTTCGGCGCGCCGCTCGCCTTCGAGGCGCTGATCGCGTTCTTCTTCGAGTCCACCTTCATCGGGCTGTGGATCTTCGGCTGGGACAAGCTCCCCAAGAAGATCCACCTGGCCTGCATCTGGATGGTGTCGATCGGCACCATCCTCTCCGCGTACTTCATCCTGGCGGCCAACTCCTGGATGCAGCACCCGGTCGGCTACAAGATCAACGCTGAGCGGGGCAGGGCCGAGCTCACCGACTTCTGGCTGGTGCTGACCCAGAACACCGCGCTCACCCAGTTCTTCCACACCATGACGGCCGCCTTCCTGGTCGGCGGCGCGTTCATGGTGGGTATCTCCGCCTTCCACCTGGCGCGCAAGAAGCATGTCCCGGTGATGCGGACCTCGCTGCGGCTCGGCCTGATCACGCTGATCATCGCCGGCCTCGGCACGGCCATCAGCGGCGACCTGCTCGGCAAGGTCATGTTCAAGCAGCAGCCGATGAAGATGGCCGCCGCCGAGGCGCTCTGGGACGGCGAGGCGCCCGCGCCCTTCTCGATCTTCGCCTACGGAGACGTCGAAAAGGGCCACAACAAGGTCGCCATAGAGATTCCGGGACTGCTGTCCTTCCTGGCGAACGACGACTTCAGCTCGTACGTCCCCGGCATCAACGACGTCAACAAGGCCGAGCAGGAGCAGTTCGGGCCCGGCGACTACCGGCCCAACATCCCCGTCGCCTACTGGGGCTTCCGCTGGATGATCGGCTTCGGCATGGCCTCGCTGGCCATCGGCGTCGTCGGCCTCTGGCTGACCCGCAAGAAGTTCTTGCTGTCGCCGGGGATGCGGACCGGTGAGGACGAGGTGCCGAACCTGGTCCTGTTCAAGAGCAAGGCGCTCAACCCCCGGCTGACCACCTGGTACTGGATCATCGCCCTCTGGACCATGGCCTTCCCGCTGATCGCCAACTCCTGGGGCTGGATCTTCACCGAGATGGGCCGCCAGCCCTGGGTCGTCTACGGCGTGCTGCGCACCAGGGACGCGGTCTCCCCCGGCGTCTCGCAGGGCGAGGTCCTCGCCTCGATGATCACCTTCACGCTCGTCTACGCCGCTCTCGCCGTGATCGAGGTCAAGCTCCTGGTGAAGTACATCAAGGCCGGACCGCCCGAGCTCACCGAGGCCGACCTCAACCCGCCCACCAAGATCGGCGGGGACGACCGTGACGCCGACCGCCCCATGGCCTTCTCGTACTGA
- the thiC gene encoding phosphomethylpyrimidine synthase ThiC, whose product MTIQDARTPAVGQDERKPGWHKGYVEGSRPDLRVPVRQVHLTNGKDVTLYDTSGPYTDPTIDTDVRRGLPPLRENWIIGRGDTEEYAGRPVRPEDDGIKHTSPRGGLKNLDAVFPGRPRQPRRGRGGQAVTQLAYARRGEITPEMEYVAIRENVSPEVVREEIAAGRAVLPANVNHPEIEPMIIGKRFLVKVNANIGNSAVTSSIEEEVEKMTWATKWGADTVMDLSTGRNIHTTREWVLRNSPVPIGTVPLYQALEKVDGKAEELTWEIYKDTVIEQAEQGVDYMTVHAGVLLPYVPLTARRKTGIVSRGGSIMAAWCLAHHKENFLYTNFEELCEILAAYDVTYSLGDGLRPGSIADANDEAQFAELRTLGELNTIAKRHNVQTMIEGPGHVPMHKIKENIDLQQEICEEAPFYTLGPLTTDVAPAYDHITSGIGAAMIAWWGTAMLCYVTPKEHLGLPNRDDVKTGVITYKIAAHAADLAKGHPGAQEWDDALSDARFEFRWEDQFNLALDPDTAREFHDETLPAEPAKTAHFCSMCGPKFCSMKISQDIRREHGGDLKSDEIEAGMAEKSAEFAAAGNRVYLPLAE is encoded by the coding sequence TACACCGACCCCACCATCGACACCGACGTACGGCGCGGTCTCCCGCCGCTGCGCGAGAACTGGATCATCGGCCGGGGCGACACCGAGGAGTACGCGGGCCGCCCGGTCCGCCCCGAGGACGACGGCATCAAGCACACCTCGCCGCGCGGGGGGCTGAAGAACCTCGACGCCGTCTTCCCGGGCCGTCCGCGCCAGCCCCGCCGGGGCCGCGGCGGCCAGGCCGTGACGCAGCTCGCGTACGCCCGCCGTGGCGAGATCACCCCGGAGATGGAGTACGTCGCGATCCGCGAGAACGTCTCCCCCGAGGTCGTACGGGAGGAGATCGCCGCAGGTCGCGCCGTGCTTCCGGCGAACGTCAACCACCCCGAGATCGAGCCGATGATCATCGGCAAGCGGTTCCTGGTGAAGGTCAACGCCAACATCGGCAACTCCGCGGTCACCTCCTCGATCGAGGAGGAGGTGGAGAAGATGACCTGGGCGACCAAGTGGGGCGCCGACACGGTCATGGACCTGTCCACCGGCCGCAACATCCACACCACCCGCGAGTGGGTGCTGCGCAACTCCCCCGTGCCGATCGGCACCGTGCCGCTCTACCAGGCCCTGGAGAAGGTCGACGGCAAGGCCGAGGAGCTGACCTGGGAGATCTACAAGGACACGGTCATCGAGCAGGCCGAGCAGGGCGTCGACTACATGACGGTCCACGCCGGCGTGCTGCTGCCGTACGTGCCGCTCACCGCCCGCCGCAAGACCGGCATCGTCTCGCGCGGCGGCTCGATCATGGCTGCCTGGTGCCTGGCGCACCACAAGGAGAACTTCCTCTACACGAACTTCGAGGAGCTCTGCGAGATCCTGGCGGCGTACGACGTCACGTACTCGCTGGGCGACGGTCTGCGGCCCGGCTCGATCGCCGACGCCAACGACGAGGCGCAGTTCGCGGAGCTGCGCACGCTCGGCGAGCTGAACACGATCGCCAAGCGCCACAACGTGCAGACGATGATCGAGGGCCCGGGCCACGTCCCGATGCACAAGATCAAGGAGAACATCGACCTCCAGCAGGAGATCTGCGAGGAGGCGCCGTTCTACACGCTCGGCCCGCTGACCACGGACGTCGCACCGGCGTACGACCACATCACCTCGGGCATCGGCGCCGCGATGATCGCCTGGTGGGGCACGGCGATGCTCTGCTACGTCACGCCCAAGGAGCACCTGGGCCTGCCCAACCGCGACGACGTGAAGACCGGTGTCATCACGTACAAGATCGCGGCGCACGCGGCCGACCTGGCCAAGGGGCACCCGGGCGCGCAGGAGTGGGACGACGCGCTGTCGGACGCGCGCTTCGAGTTCCGCTGGGAGGACCAGTTCAACCTGGCGCTCGACCCGGACACGGCCCGTGAGTTCCACGACGAGACGCTGCCGGCGGAGCCGGCGAAGACCGCGCACTTCTGCTCGATGTGCGGGCCGAAGTTCTGCTCGATGAAGATCTCGCAGGACATCCGGCGTGAGCACGGCGGCGATCTCAAGTCGGACGAGATCGAGGCCGGAATGGCGGAGAAGTCCGCCGAGTTCGCGGCCGCGGGCAACCGGGTGTACCTGCCGCTGGCGGAGTAG
- a CDS encoding cyclophilin-like fold protein: MTLRIRISWPAGHTTATLDETPTSKALVGALPISSTARTWGEEVYFDTPVSTAVEADARQVVEPGTVAFWTEGDALALPYGPTPISRGSECRLASPCNLLGSLDGDPRVLATVRDGDPVRVEHVED, from the coding sequence ATGACTCTTCGGATCCGTATCTCCTGGCCGGCCGGTCACACCACGGCCACCCTCGACGAAACCCCCACGAGCAAGGCGCTCGTGGGGGCTCTGCCGATCTCCTCCACCGCCCGGACCTGGGGCGAGGAGGTCTACTTCGACACACCCGTCTCCACCGCGGTCGAAGCCGACGCGCGGCAGGTGGTGGAACCGGGCACGGTCGCCTTCTGGACCGAGGGCGACGCGCTGGCCCTCCCCTACGGCCCCACCCCGATCTCCCGGGGCTCCGAATGCCGGCTCGCGAGCCCGTGCAATCTCCTGGGCTCGCTGGACGGCGACCCCCGCGTTCTGGCCACCGTCCGGGACGGCGACCCCGTCCGCGTCGAGCACGTCGAGGACTGA
- a CDS encoding LacI family DNA-binding transcriptional regulator, which produces MTAAGKHQVSRAQTRGSRQGRAGIRDVAAAAGVSITTVSDALNGKGRLPDATRRHVREVADRLGYRPSAAARTLRTGKSGLIGLTVTTYGDEPFTFTEFAYFAEMARAATSAALARGYALVILPATSRHDVWSNVALDGTVVIDPSDHDPVVTELVRQGLPVVSDGRPAGTLPVTAWVDNDHEAAVLDLLDHLADAGARRIGLLTGTTTDTYTRLSTTAYLNWCERVGQDPVYEAYPAHDPCAGAVAADRLLARPDRPDAVYGLFDPNGTDLLAAARRYGLRVPDDLLLVCCSESTVYANTEPPITTLSLKPRRIGTAVVQLLIDAIEGIDTDGPVEQVIPTELIVRTSSQRRSPRTTVSPPRSPSKD; this is translated from the coding sequence ATGACAGCAGCAGGGAAGCACCAGGTGAGCCGGGCACAGACCCGGGGAAGTCGGCAGGGACGAGCGGGCATCCGGGACGTGGCCGCCGCCGCCGGAGTCTCCATCACGACTGTCTCCGACGCGCTCAACGGCAAGGGCCGGCTCCCGGACGCCACCCGCCGCCACGTCCGCGAGGTCGCAGACCGGCTGGGCTACCGCCCATCCGCGGCGGCCCGCACGCTCCGTACCGGCAAGTCGGGCCTCATCGGCCTGACCGTGACGACCTACGGGGATGAACCTTTCACCTTCACCGAATTCGCGTACTTCGCGGAGATGGCCAGAGCCGCCACCTCGGCCGCGCTCGCCCGCGGCTATGCCCTGGTCATCCTCCCCGCCACCTCCCGACATGACGTCTGGTCGAACGTCGCCCTCGACGGCACCGTCGTCATCGACCCCTCCGATCACGACCCGGTCGTCACCGAGCTCGTCCGCCAGGGCCTCCCCGTCGTCTCCGACGGGCGCCCGGCCGGCACCCTCCCGGTGACCGCCTGGGTCGACAACGACCACGAAGCCGCCGTACTCGACCTGCTCGACCACCTCGCCGACGCCGGCGCCCGCCGCATCGGCCTGCTCACCGGCACCACCACCGACACCTACACCCGCCTGTCCACCACCGCGTACCTCAACTGGTGCGAGCGGGTCGGACAGGACCCCGTCTACGAGGCCTACCCGGCGCACGACCCGTGCGCGGGCGCCGTCGCGGCCGACCGGCTGCTCGCCCGCCCCGACCGCCCCGACGCCGTCTACGGACTCTTCGACCCCAACGGGACCGATCTGCTGGCGGCCGCCCGCCGCTACGGGCTGCGCGTACCGGACGACCTGCTGCTGGTCTGCTGCAGCGAGTCGACCGTCTACGCCAACACCGAACCACCCATCACGACCCTCTCGCTCAAGCCCCGCCGGATCGGCACCGCCGTCGTCCAGCTCCTCATCGACGCCATCGAGGGGATCGACACCGACGGACCGGTCGAACAGGTGATACCGACCGAGCTCATCGTCCGGACGTCCTCCCAGAGGCGTTCGCCCCGCACGACGGTCAGCCCGCCCCGGTCACCCTCGAAGGACTAG
- the hisC gene encoding histidinol-phosphate transaminase, with product MSETGGTSAGSPKLRAVLDGIPTYKPGKPAAAGGPVAFKLSSNENPYPPLPGVMESALAAAANFNRYPDMACTGLMQELADRFDVPVTHLATGTGSVGIAQSLIQSTAGPGDEVIYAWRSFEAYPIITQISGATSVRVPLTEGEVHDLDAMAEAITDRTRLIFVCNPNNPTGTAVRRAELERFLDRVPSDVLVVIDEAYREFVRDTDIPDGIELYRNRPNVAVLRTFSKAYGLAGLRVGFAVAHEPVAAALRKTAVPFGVTQLAQDAAVASLQAEDELMGRVGSLVAERERVRAGLVAQGWTVPDTQANFVWLRLGERTLDFAAECERHGVVVRPFAGEGVRITIGECEANDLFLKAAEGFRKDA from the coding sequence GTGAGCGAGACCGGCGGGACGAGCGCGGGCAGCCCGAAGCTGCGCGCCGTGCTGGACGGCATCCCCACCTACAAGCCGGGCAAGCCGGCCGCCGCGGGCGGCCCGGTCGCCTTCAAGCTGTCCTCCAACGAGAACCCGTATCCGCCGCTGCCGGGCGTGATGGAGAGCGCGCTGGCCGCGGCCGCGAACTTCAACCGGTACCCGGACATGGCCTGCACCGGCCTGATGCAGGAGCTCGCCGACCGCTTCGACGTGCCCGTCACGCACCTGGCCACCGGCACGGGCTCGGTCGGCATCGCGCAGTCGCTGATCCAGTCGACCGCGGGCCCGGGCGACGAGGTCATCTACGCCTGGCGGTCCTTCGAGGCGTACCCGATCATCACGCAGATCAGCGGGGCGACCTCGGTGCGGGTGCCGCTGACCGAGGGCGAGGTGCACGACCTCGACGCGATGGCCGAGGCGATCACCGACCGGACCCGGCTGATCTTCGTCTGCAACCCGAACAACCCCACGGGCACCGCGGTGCGCAGGGCGGAGCTGGAGCGCTTCCTCGACCGGGTGCCCTCCGACGTCCTGGTGGTGATCGACGAGGCGTACCGCGAGTTCGTCCGCGACACCGACATCCCGGACGGCATCGAGCTGTACCGCAACCGGCCGAACGTCGCCGTGCTGCGGACCTTCTCCAAGGCGTACGGACTGGCCGGGCTGCGGGTCGGCTTCGCGGTCGCCCATGAGCCGGTGGCGGCGGCGCTGCGCAAGACGGCGGTGCCGTTCGGTGTGACGCAGCTGGCGCAGGACGCGGCGGTGGCCTCCCTGCAGGCCGAGGATGAACTGATGGGGCGGGTCGGCTCGTTGGTGGCCGAGCGCGAGCGGGTCCGCGCGGGGCTCGTGGCCCAGGGCTGGACCGTGCCGGACACCCAGGCGAACTTCGTCTGGCTGCGGCTCGGTGAGCGGACGCTCGACTTCGCGGCGGAGTGCGAGCGGCACGGTGTGGTGGTGCGGCCGTTCGCGGGTGAGGGCGTGCGCATCACGATCGGTGAGTGCGAGGCGAACGACCTGTTCCTGAAGGCGGCGGAGGGCTTCCGCAAGGACGCCTGA
- a CDS encoding metallophosphoesterase: MVEGSMTQGAGQEPVVRTATLRDFRVPPYARVPVQGHALGHPGNALPDEDLPEGYTPTERDLPVINRGDTVQVRVDPDPAPAPAPAGEGPGPLYVVGDVHGYLDELIAALREQGLIDENGAWAAGNARLWFLGDFTDRGPDGIGVIDLVMRLSAEAAAAGGYCKALMGNHELLLIGAKRFGDTPVNSGAGTATFQAAWLLNGGQKHDMDRLQDVHLQWMSRLDAMVEADGHLLMHSDTTAYLDYGGTIEDVNDTVHEVLNRNDADEVWDLFRKFTKRFAFRDDGGPQAVQELLGTYGGRRIVHGHSPIPYLLGQVGTEDGEGGSGPVVDGPHVYADGLAIAMDGGVTMAGKLLVVQLPLPV; this comes from the coding sequence GTGGTGGAGGGGTCGATGACTCAGGGGGCCGGGCAGGAACCCGTGGTGCGCACGGCGACATTGCGGGACTTCCGCGTACCGCCGTACGCCCGGGTACCCGTGCAGGGTCACGCCCTCGGCCACCCCGGCAACGCCTTGCCGGACGAGGACCTCCCCGAGGGCTACACCCCCACCGAGCGCGACCTCCCGGTCATCAACCGGGGGGACACGGTCCAGGTCCGGGTCGACCCCGACCCGGCCCCCGCGCCCGCCCCGGCCGGCGAGGGCCCCGGACCGCTCTACGTGGTCGGCGACGTCCACGGCTACCTCGACGAGCTCATCGCCGCCCTGCGCGAGCAGGGCCTCATCGACGAGAACGGCGCCTGGGCCGCGGGCAACGCCCGCCTGTGGTTCCTCGGCGACTTCACCGACCGCGGTCCCGACGGCATCGGCGTCATCGACCTCGTCATGCGGCTGTCCGCGGAGGCCGCGGCCGCCGGCGGCTACTGCAAGGCCCTGATGGGCAATCACGAACTGCTGCTCATCGGCGCGAAGCGCTTCGGGGACACCCCCGTCAACTCCGGCGCCGGTACGGCCACCTTCCAGGCCGCCTGGCTGCTCAACGGCGGCCAGAAGCACGACATGGACCGCCTCCAGGACGTCCATCTGCAGTGGATGTCCCGGCTCGACGCCATGGTGGAGGCGGACGGGCACCTCCTGATGCACTCCGACACCACCGCCTACCTCGACTACGGCGGCACCATCGAGGACGTCAACGACACGGTCCACGAGGTCCTCAACCGGAACGACGCCGACGAGGTCTGGGACCTGTTCCGGAAGTTCACCAAGCGCTTCGCCTTCCGCGACGACGGGGGACCCCAGGCCGTCCAGGAGCTGCTCGGCACCTACGGCGGCCGCCGGATCGTGCACGGTCACAGCCCCATCCCGTACCTCCTGGGCCAGGTCGGCACCGAGGACGGCGAGGGCGGATCGGGCCCGGTCGTCGACGGTCCGCATGTGTACGCGGACGGTCTGGCGATCGCCATGGACGGCGGCGTGACCATGGCCGGAAAGCTTCTGGTCGTCCAACTCCCCTTGCCCGTCTGA